The proteins below come from a single Tachysurus fulvidraco isolate hzauxx_2018 chromosome 13, HZAU_PFXX_2.0, whole genome shotgun sequence genomic window:
- the si:dkey-30c15.10 gene encoding anillin isoform X3, with protein sequence MEEKTDKNPKRPRDPLEENISASTELDAVLKRRRLAAGGVENHNPEQRAPRSPARSRRLESEVKPDTPAIASVRLRVQQFTQRRDVGAALVLRCMSDPGTESPSSTLLQDVCHIGEGEFSSRVERFKTPTPESSPIPTTPSTRQLSSFVHNMQQQLNTTMTPSTKEVSRIRQAREDELKSLRVKPLTENMWLKRSFSDPSLTERVTPPSSSCVCQRTRKIPWPPLQFENDDQEPECSLNFSGMNETTGDSFSGSSTFTAETQPSATELCPPESVASPHEGMSTSALIDKMFEDVLQAADREEEEDQEEEERGDEERGEEERGEENQGEENQGEEEQGEEDQGEEDRGNDRPVSESKEDTNESKVKSPKPSFGRDEEQKECKTSNEKEVTGEESAECNEEDFLSLPPSCVLSPLSKSVEAVVTPMRLTTTVPPPMVPCVPAEDVATSPAPPLYSIDAYRSQRKIPPPPPPPPSSQCVTPGVQKQGVEQSHVKPAINTKETIKAHSEEVSKLQTIIHQTLQALSCCSDEEHGKGSLQEAEAEKLLLVSSEKLAALLAEISRLREGGAGTQPVSHPDHLQPCRGTISINNIQLPLKVEFVCSAHTARPTHYFFILIRYGACNIVATPLATAADAENGDTITFSTSITLQDIRANFEIDVEVYSLCNSSSSSSSAHVQQQSRSSNRSKVTPRKILSSIKKSNPSSMSGASSSLDPRRSSSFSLVGSHKITLSSLGQSKFLLDKVPFLSPLEGHIYLCLHSESHSNVQHQGFLTMFEDVSGFGSWQRLFFKLEGVILCYWNHPSEMGNKPAEGSISLGGFDSVRPVERDSCARPHTFELVNSRTMQQDQSSTLTKSWFSADTREERADWMEKLNQVLLDLHTWSRQCDGADTSSTTATSRESFL encoded by the exons ATGGAAGAGAAGACGGATAAAAACCCAAAGAGACCGAGAGACCCACTGGAGGAGAACATCTCAGCTTCTACTG AACTGGATGCAGTGTTAAAGAGAAGGCGCTTGGCTGCAGGAGGAGTTGAGAATCATAATCCTGAGCAGCGAGCACCGAGGTCTCCGGCCCGGTCACGCCGCCTCGAGTCAGAGGTGAAACCAGACACACCCGCTATCGCTTCAGTCCGACTCCGAGTTCAGCAGTTCACCCAGAGACGGGATG ttggaGCTGCTCTGGTCCTGCGCTGTATGTCTGATCCTGGAACAGAGAGTCCCTCTAGCACTTTACTGCAAGATGTTTGTCACATCG gtgaaGGAGAGTTTAGCTCTCGGGTGGAGCGCTTTAAGACACCGACCCCAGAGAGCAGCCCCATCCCGACCACACCCAGCACACGGCAGCTTTCAAGCTTTGTCCACAACATGCAGCAGCAGCTTAACACCACCATGACCCCCAGCACCAAGGAGGTGTCCCGAATACGCcag GCTCGAGAGGATGAGCTGAAGTCACTCAGAGTGAAGCCTCTCACAGAGAACATGTGGCTCAAGAGGAGCTTCTCAGACCCCTCGCTGACGGAG AGGGTTACACCTCCGAGCAGCTCTTGTGTTTGCCAGAGGACCAGAAAAATCCCTTGGCCTCCATTACAGTTTGAGAAC GACGATCAAGAACCCGAGTGCAGTTTAAACTTCAGTGGCATGAATGAGACGACAGGAGACAGTTTCAGTGGCTCGTCTACCTTCACTGCAGAGACGCAGCCTTCTGCTACAGAGCTTTGTCCTCCAG AATCTGTGGCGAGTCCACACGAGGGAATGAGCACTTCTGCCTTAATCGACAAGATGTTTGAAGACGTCTTGCAGGCTGCTGacagagaagaggaggaagaccAAGAAGAGGAAGAACGAGGGGACGAAGAACGAGGGGAGGAAGAACGAGGGGAGGAAAACCAAGGGGAGGAAAACCAAGGGGAGGAAGAACAAGGGGAGGAAGACCAAGGGGAGGAAGACCGAGGGAATGACCGCCCTGTCTCTGAGAGTAAAGAGGACACTAACGAGTCGAAGGTGAAATCTCCGAAACCCAGCTTTGGAAGAGATGAAGAACAGAAAGAGTGCAAGACCTCCAATGAAAAAGAGGTGACTGGAGAGGAGAGTGCAGAGTGTAATGAGGAAGACTTCCTGTCTCTCCCACCAAGCTGTGTCCTCTCTCCTCTCAGCAAGTCTGTGGAAGCTGTGGTCACACCTATG AGGTTGACTACAACTGTGCCTCCACCCATGGTGCCATGTGTTCCTGCAGAGGATGTGGCCACGTCCCCTGCTCCACCCCTATACAG TATTGATGCATACCGCTCTCAGAGGAAgatccctcctcctcctcctcctcctccgtccTCTCAGTGTGTAACTCCCGGTGTTCAGAAGCAGGGTGTCGAGCAATCTCACGTCAAACCAGCCATCAACACCAAGGAAACTATAaag GCTCACAGTGAGGAGGTGTCCAAGTTGCAGACTATTATACACCAGACTCTGCAGGCCCTGAGCTGCTGCAGTGATGAGGAACACGGTAAAGGATCGCTGCAGGAGGCAGAAGCTGAGAAACTCCTGCTGGTTTCCA GTGAGAAGCTCGCAGCCCTGCTGGCTGAGATCAGTCGCCTGAGAGAGGGCGGGGCAGGAACACAGCCGGTCTCCCACCCTGACCACCTGCAGCCCTGTAGAGGCACCATCAGCATCAACAACATCCAGCTGCCCCTCAAGGTGGAgtttgtttgctccgcccacacTG CTCGTCCTACACACTACTTTTTCATACTGATCCGTTACGGAGCGTGTAACATCGTGGCCACTCCCCTGGCTACTGCTGCTGATGCTGAGAACGGAGACACCATCACCTTTTCTACCTCCATCACACT GCAGGACATTCGCGCTAACTTTGAGATTGATGTTGAAGTCTACAGTCTG TGCAACAGTTCCTCTAGTAGCAGCAGTGCTCATGTTCAACAGCAGTCTCGCAGCTCCAACAGATCAAAA gtgactCCGAGGAAGATACTCAGCAGCATTAAG AAATCCAACCCATCTTccatgt ctggagctTCATCTTCTCTGGATCCACGACGCTCCAGCAGCTTCTCTTTAGTGGGTTCTCATAAGATCACCCTTTCTTCACTAGGACAGAGCAAGTTCCTGCTGGACAAG GTGCCTTTCCTGTCTCCTCTGGAGGGTCACATCTACTTGTGTCTGCACAGCGAGAGTCATTCCAACGTACAGCACCAAGGATTTCTG ACGATGTTCGAGGATGTGAGTGGATTCGGATCGTGGCAGCGTCTCTTCTTTAAGCTGGAAGGAGTTATTCTCTGTTACTGGAACCACCCCAGTGAGATGGGCAACAAG CCTGCAGAGGGCAGCATCTCTCTGGGTGGCTTTGACAGCGTGAGGCCTGTGGAGAGGGACTCCTGCGCTCGCCCTCACACCTTTGAACTGGTGAACTCTAGGACCATGCAACAAGACCAGAGCTCCACCTTGACCAA GAGCTGGTTCTCAGCAGACACTCGTGAGGAACGAGCAGACTGGATGGAGAAGCTGAACCAGGTGCTGCTGGACCTCCACACGTGGAGCCGACAGTGTGATGGAGCCGACACCTCGTCTACCACGGCAACGTCACGGGAAAGCTTCCTGTAA
- the si:dkey-30c15.10 gene encoding anillin isoform X1 has product MEEKTDKNPKRPRDPLEENISASTELDAVLKRRRLAAGGVENHNPEQRAPRSPARSRRLESEVKPDTPAIASVRLRVQQFTQRRDVGAALVLRCMSDPGTESPSSTLLQDVCHIGEGEFSSRVERFKTPTPESSPIPTTPSTRQLSSFVHNMQQQLNTTMTPSTKEVSRIRQAREDELKSLRVKPLTENMWLKRSFSDPSLTERVTPPSSSCVCQRTRKIPWPPLQFENDDQEPECSLNFSGMNETTGDSFSGSSTFTAETQPSATELCPPESVASPHEGMSTSALIDKMFEDVLQAADREEEEDQEEEERGDEERGEEERGEENQGEENQGEEEQGEEDQGEEDRGNDRPVSESKEDTNESKVKSPKPSFGRDEEQKECKTSNEKEVTGEESAECNEEDFLSLPPSCVLSPLSKSVEAVVTPMRLTTTVPPPMVPCVPAEDVATSPAPPLYSIDAYRSQRKIPPPPPPPPSSQCVTPGVQKQGVEQSHVKPAINTKETIKAHSEEVSKLQTIIHQTLQALSCCSDEEHGKGSLQEAEAEKLLLVSSEKLAALLAEISRLREGGAGTQPVSHPDHLQPCRGTISINNIQLPLKVEFVCSAHTARPTHYFFILIRYGACNIVATPLATAADAENGDTITFSTSITLQDIRANFEIDVEVYSLCNSSSSSSSAHVQQQSRSSNRSKVTPRKILSSIKKSNPSSMSGASSSLDPRRSSSFSLVGSHKITLSSLGQSKFLLDKMKFEGKIRRLLGDEFQEKVPFLSPLEGHIYLCLHSESHSNVQHQGFLTMFEDVSGFGSWQRLFFKLEGVILCYWNHPSEMGNKPAEGSISLGGFDSVRPVERDSCARPHTFELVNSRTMQQDQSSTLTKSWFSADTREERADWMEKLNQVLLDLHTWSRQCDGADTSSTTATSRESFL; this is encoded by the exons ATGGAAGAGAAGACGGATAAAAACCCAAAGAGACCGAGAGACCCACTGGAGGAGAACATCTCAGCTTCTACTG AACTGGATGCAGTGTTAAAGAGAAGGCGCTTGGCTGCAGGAGGAGTTGAGAATCATAATCCTGAGCAGCGAGCACCGAGGTCTCCGGCCCGGTCACGCCGCCTCGAGTCAGAGGTGAAACCAGACACACCCGCTATCGCTTCAGTCCGACTCCGAGTTCAGCAGTTCACCCAGAGACGGGATG ttggaGCTGCTCTGGTCCTGCGCTGTATGTCTGATCCTGGAACAGAGAGTCCCTCTAGCACTTTACTGCAAGATGTTTGTCACATCG gtgaaGGAGAGTTTAGCTCTCGGGTGGAGCGCTTTAAGACACCGACCCCAGAGAGCAGCCCCATCCCGACCACACCCAGCACACGGCAGCTTTCAAGCTTTGTCCACAACATGCAGCAGCAGCTTAACACCACCATGACCCCCAGCACCAAGGAGGTGTCCCGAATACGCcag GCTCGAGAGGATGAGCTGAAGTCACTCAGAGTGAAGCCTCTCACAGAGAACATGTGGCTCAAGAGGAGCTTCTCAGACCCCTCGCTGACGGAG AGGGTTACACCTCCGAGCAGCTCTTGTGTTTGCCAGAGGACCAGAAAAATCCCTTGGCCTCCATTACAGTTTGAGAAC GACGATCAAGAACCCGAGTGCAGTTTAAACTTCAGTGGCATGAATGAGACGACAGGAGACAGTTTCAGTGGCTCGTCTACCTTCACTGCAGAGACGCAGCCTTCTGCTACAGAGCTTTGTCCTCCAG AATCTGTGGCGAGTCCACACGAGGGAATGAGCACTTCTGCCTTAATCGACAAGATGTTTGAAGACGTCTTGCAGGCTGCTGacagagaagaggaggaagaccAAGAAGAGGAAGAACGAGGGGACGAAGAACGAGGGGAGGAAGAACGAGGGGAGGAAAACCAAGGGGAGGAAAACCAAGGGGAGGAAGAACAAGGGGAGGAAGACCAAGGGGAGGAAGACCGAGGGAATGACCGCCCTGTCTCTGAGAGTAAAGAGGACACTAACGAGTCGAAGGTGAAATCTCCGAAACCCAGCTTTGGAAGAGATGAAGAACAGAAAGAGTGCAAGACCTCCAATGAAAAAGAGGTGACTGGAGAGGAGAGTGCAGAGTGTAATGAGGAAGACTTCCTGTCTCTCCCACCAAGCTGTGTCCTCTCTCCTCTCAGCAAGTCTGTGGAAGCTGTGGTCACACCTATG AGGTTGACTACAACTGTGCCTCCACCCATGGTGCCATGTGTTCCTGCAGAGGATGTGGCCACGTCCCCTGCTCCACCCCTATACAG TATTGATGCATACCGCTCTCAGAGGAAgatccctcctcctcctcctcctcctccgtccTCTCAGTGTGTAACTCCCGGTGTTCAGAAGCAGGGTGTCGAGCAATCTCACGTCAAACCAGCCATCAACACCAAGGAAACTATAaag GCTCACAGTGAGGAGGTGTCCAAGTTGCAGACTATTATACACCAGACTCTGCAGGCCCTGAGCTGCTGCAGTGATGAGGAACACGGTAAAGGATCGCTGCAGGAGGCAGAAGCTGAGAAACTCCTGCTGGTTTCCA GTGAGAAGCTCGCAGCCCTGCTGGCTGAGATCAGTCGCCTGAGAGAGGGCGGGGCAGGAACACAGCCGGTCTCCCACCCTGACCACCTGCAGCCCTGTAGAGGCACCATCAGCATCAACAACATCCAGCTGCCCCTCAAGGTGGAgtttgtttgctccgcccacacTG CTCGTCCTACACACTACTTTTTCATACTGATCCGTTACGGAGCGTGTAACATCGTGGCCACTCCCCTGGCTACTGCTGCTGATGCTGAGAACGGAGACACCATCACCTTTTCTACCTCCATCACACT GCAGGACATTCGCGCTAACTTTGAGATTGATGTTGAAGTCTACAGTCTG TGCAACAGTTCCTCTAGTAGCAGCAGTGCTCATGTTCAACAGCAGTCTCGCAGCTCCAACAGATCAAAA gtgactCCGAGGAAGATACTCAGCAGCATTAAG AAATCCAACCCATCTTccatgt ctggagctTCATCTTCTCTGGATCCACGACGCTCCAGCAGCTTCTCTTTAGTGGGTTCTCATAAGATCACCCTTTCTTCACTAGGACAGAGCAAGTTCCTGCTGGACAAG aTGAAGTTTGAGGGCAAAATCAGGCGGCTCCTGGGTGATGAGTTTCAGGAAAAG GTGCCTTTCCTGTCTCCTCTGGAGGGTCACATCTACTTGTGTCTGCACAGCGAGAGTCATTCCAACGTACAGCACCAAGGATTTCTG ACGATGTTCGAGGATGTGAGTGGATTCGGATCGTGGCAGCGTCTCTTCTTTAAGCTGGAAGGAGTTATTCTCTGTTACTGGAACCACCCCAGTGAGATGGGCAACAAG CCTGCAGAGGGCAGCATCTCTCTGGGTGGCTTTGACAGCGTGAGGCCTGTGGAGAGGGACTCCTGCGCTCGCCCTCACACCTTTGAACTGGTGAACTCTAGGACCATGCAACAAGACCAGAGCTCCACCTTGACCAA GAGCTGGTTCTCAGCAGACACTCGTGAGGAACGAGCAGACTGGATGGAGAAGCTGAACCAGGTGCTGCTGGACCTCCACACGTGGAGCCGACAGTGTGATGGAGCCGACACCTCGTCTACCACGGCAACGTCACGGGAAAGCTTCCTGTAA
- the si:dkey-30c15.10 gene encoding anillin isoform X2, giving the protein MEEKTDKNPKRPRDPLEENISASTELDAVLKRRRLAAGGVENHNPEQRAPRSPARSRRLESEVKPDTPAIASVRLRVQQFTQRRDVGAALVLRCMSDPGTESPSSTLLQDVCHIGEGEFSSRVERFKTPTPESSPIPTTPSTRQLSSFVHNMQQQLNTTMTPSTKEVSRIRQAREDELKSLRVKPLTENMWLKRSFSDPSLTERVTPPSSSCVCQRTRKIPWPPLQFENDDQEPECSLNFSGMNETTGDSFSGSSTFTAETQPSATELCPPESVASPHEGMSTSALIDKMFEDVLQAADREEEEDQEEEERGDEERGEEERGEENQGEENQGEEEQGEEDQGEEDRGNDRPVSESKEDTNESKVKSPKPSFGRDEEQKECKTSNEKEVTGEESAECNEEDFLSLPPSCVLSPLSKSVEAVVTPMRLTTTVPPPMVPCVPAEDVATSPAPPLYSIDAYRSQRKIPPPPPPPPSSQCVTPGVQKQGVEQSHVKPAINTKETIKAHSEEVSKLQTIIHQTLQALSCCSDEEHGKGSLQEAEAEKLLLVSSEKLAALLAEISRLREGGAGTQPVSHPDHLQPCRGTISINNIQLPLKVEFVCSAHTARPTHYFFILIRYGACNIVATPLATAADAENGDTITFSTSITLQDIRANFEIDVEVYSLCNSSSSSSSAHVQQQSRSSNRSKKSNPSSMSGASSSLDPRRSSSFSLVGSHKITLSSLGQSKFLLDKMKFEGKIRRLLGDEFQEKVPFLSPLEGHIYLCLHSESHSNVQHQGFLTMFEDVSGFGSWQRLFFKLEGVILCYWNHPSEMGNKPAEGSISLGGFDSVRPVERDSCARPHTFELVNSRTMQQDQSSTLTKSWFSADTREERADWMEKLNQVLLDLHTWSRQCDGADTSSTTATSRESFL; this is encoded by the exons ATGGAAGAGAAGACGGATAAAAACCCAAAGAGACCGAGAGACCCACTGGAGGAGAACATCTCAGCTTCTACTG AACTGGATGCAGTGTTAAAGAGAAGGCGCTTGGCTGCAGGAGGAGTTGAGAATCATAATCCTGAGCAGCGAGCACCGAGGTCTCCGGCCCGGTCACGCCGCCTCGAGTCAGAGGTGAAACCAGACACACCCGCTATCGCTTCAGTCCGACTCCGAGTTCAGCAGTTCACCCAGAGACGGGATG ttggaGCTGCTCTGGTCCTGCGCTGTATGTCTGATCCTGGAACAGAGAGTCCCTCTAGCACTTTACTGCAAGATGTTTGTCACATCG gtgaaGGAGAGTTTAGCTCTCGGGTGGAGCGCTTTAAGACACCGACCCCAGAGAGCAGCCCCATCCCGACCACACCCAGCACACGGCAGCTTTCAAGCTTTGTCCACAACATGCAGCAGCAGCTTAACACCACCATGACCCCCAGCACCAAGGAGGTGTCCCGAATACGCcag GCTCGAGAGGATGAGCTGAAGTCACTCAGAGTGAAGCCTCTCACAGAGAACATGTGGCTCAAGAGGAGCTTCTCAGACCCCTCGCTGACGGAG AGGGTTACACCTCCGAGCAGCTCTTGTGTTTGCCAGAGGACCAGAAAAATCCCTTGGCCTCCATTACAGTTTGAGAAC GACGATCAAGAACCCGAGTGCAGTTTAAACTTCAGTGGCATGAATGAGACGACAGGAGACAGTTTCAGTGGCTCGTCTACCTTCACTGCAGAGACGCAGCCTTCTGCTACAGAGCTTTGTCCTCCAG AATCTGTGGCGAGTCCACACGAGGGAATGAGCACTTCTGCCTTAATCGACAAGATGTTTGAAGACGTCTTGCAGGCTGCTGacagagaagaggaggaagaccAAGAAGAGGAAGAACGAGGGGACGAAGAACGAGGGGAGGAAGAACGAGGGGAGGAAAACCAAGGGGAGGAAAACCAAGGGGAGGAAGAACAAGGGGAGGAAGACCAAGGGGAGGAAGACCGAGGGAATGACCGCCCTGTCTCTGAGAGTAAAGAGGACACTAACGAGTCGAAGGTGAAATCTCCGAAACCCAGCTTTGGAAGAGATGAAGAACAGAAAGAGTGCAAGACCTCCAATGAAAAAGAGGTGACTGGAGAGGAGAGTGCAGAGTGTAATGAGGAAGACTTCCTGTCTCTCCCACCAAGCTGTGTCCTCTCTCCTCTCAGCAAGTCTGTGGAAGCTGTGGTCACACCTATG AGGTTGACTACAACTGTGCCTCCACCCATGGTGCCATGTGTTCCTGCAGAGGATGTGGCCACGTCCCCTGCTCCACCCCTATACAG TATTGATGCATACCGCTCTCAGAGGAAgatccctcctcctcctcctcctcctccgtccTCTCAGTGTGTAACTCCCGGTGTTCAGAAGCAGGGTGTCGAGCAATCTCACGTCAAACCAGCCATCAACACCAAGGAAACTATAaag GCTCACAGTGAGGAGGTGTCCAAGTTGCAGACTATTATACACCAGACTCTGCAGGCCCTGAGCTGCTGCAGTGATGAGGAACACGGTAAAGGATCGCTGCAGGAGGCAGAAGCTGAGAAACTCCTGCTGGTTTCCA GTGAGAAGCTCGCAGCCCTGCTGGCTGAGATCAGTCGCCTGAGAGAGGGCGGGGCAGGAACACAGCCGGTCTCCCACCCTGACCACCTGCAGCCCTGTAGAGGCACCATCAGCATCAACAACATCCAGCTGCCCCTCAAGGTGGAgtttgtttgctccgcccacacTG CTCGTCCTACACACTACTTTTTCATACTGATCCGTTACGGAGCGTGTAACATCGTGGCCACTCCCCTGGCTACTGCTGCTGATGCTGAGAACGGAGACACCATCACCTTTTCTACCTCCATCACACT GCAGGACATTCGCGCTAACTTTGAGATTGATGTTGAAGTCTACAGTCTG TGCAACAGTTCCTCTAGTAGCAGCAGTGCTCATGTTCAACAGCAGTCTCGCAGCTCCAACAGATCAAAA AAATCCAACCCATCTTccatgt ctggagctTCATCTTCTCTGGATCCACGACGCTCCAGCAGCTTCTCTTTAGTGGGTTCTCATAAGATCACCCTTTCTTCACTAGGACAGAGCAAGTTCCTGCTGGACAAG aTGAAGTTTGAGGGCAAAATCAGGCGGCTCCTGGGTGATGAGTTTCAGGAAAAG GTGCCTTTCCTGTCTCCTCTGGAGGGTCACATCTACTTGTGTCTGCACAGCGAGAGTCATTCCAACGTACAGCACCAAGGATTTCTG ACGATGTTCGAGGATGTGAGTGGATTCGGATCGTGGCAGCGTCTCTTCTTTAAGCTGGAAGGAGTTATTCTCTGTTACTGGAACCACCCCAGTGAGATGGGCAACAAG CCTGCAGAGGGCAGCATCTCTCTGGGTGGCTTTGACAGCGTGAGGCCTGTGGAGAGGGACTCCTGCGCTCGCCCTCACACCTTTGAACTGGTGAACTCTAGGACCATGCAACAAGACCAGAGCTCCACCTTGACCAA GAGCTGGTTCTCAGCAGACACTCGTGAGGAACGAGCAGACTGGATGGAGAAGCTGAACCAGGTGCTGCTGGACCTCCACACGTGGAGCCGACAGTGTGATGGAGCCGACACCTCGTCTACCACGGCAACGTCACGGGAAAGCTTCCTGTAA
- the si:dkey-30c15.10 gene encoding anillin isoform X4, which yields MEEKTDKNPKRPRDPLEENISASTELDAVLKRRRLAAGGVENHNPEQRAPRSPARSRRLESEVKPDTPAIASVRLRVQQFTQRRDVGAALVLRCMSDPGTESPSSTLLQDVCHIGEGEFSSRVERFKTPTPESSPIPTTPSTRQLSSFVHNMQQQLNTTMTPSTKEVSRIRQAREDELKSLRVKPLTENMWLKRSFSDPSLTEDDQEPECSLNFSGMNETTGDSFSGSSTFTAETQPSATELCPPESVASPHEGMSTSALIDKMFEDVLQAADREEEEDQEEEERGDEERGEEERGEENQGEENQGEEEQGEEDQGEEDRGNDRPVSESKEDTNESKVKSPKPSFGRDEEQKECKTSNEKEVTGEESAECNEEDFLSLPPSCVLSPLSKSVEAVVTPMRLTTTVPPPMVPCVPAEDVATSPAPPLYSIDAYRSQRKIPPPPPPPPSSQCVTPGVQKQGVEQSHVKPAINTKETIKAHSEEVSKLQTIIHQTLQALSCCSDEEHGKGSLQEAEAEKLLLVSSEKLAALLAEISRLREGGAGTQPVSHPDHLQPCRGTISINNIQLPLKVEFVCSAHTARPTHYFFILIRYGACNIVATPLATAADAENGDTITFSTSITLQDIRANFEIDVEVYSLCNSSSSSSSAHVQQQSRSSNRSKVTPRKILSSIKKSNPSSMSGASSSLDPRRSSSFSLVGSHKITLSSLGQSKFLLDKMKFEGKIRRLLGDEFQEKVPFLSPLEGHIYLCLHSESHSNVQHQGFLTMFEDVSGFGSWQRLFFKLEGVILCYWNHPSEMGNKPAEGSISLGGFDSVRPVERDSCARPHTFELVNSRTMQQDQSSTLTKSWFSADTREERADWMEKLNQVLLDLHTWSRQCDGADTSSTTATSRESFL from the exons ATGGAAGAGAAGACGGATAAAAACCCAAAGAGACCGAGAGACCCACTGGAGGAGAACATCTCAGCTTCTACTG AACTGGATGCAGTGTTAAAGAGAAGGCGCTTGGCTGCAGGAGGAGTTGAGAATCATAATCCTGAGCAGCGAGCACCGAGGTCTCCGGCCCGGTCACGCCGCCTCGAGTCAGAGGTGAAACCAGACACACCCGCTATCGCTTCAGTCCGACTCCGAGTTCAGCAGTTCACCCAGAGACGGGATG ttggaGCTGCTCTGGTCCTGCGCTGTATGTCTGATCCTGGAACAGAGAGTCCCTCTAGCACTTTACTGCAAGATGTTTGTCACATCG gtgaaGGAGAGTTTAGCTCTCGGGTGGAGCGCTTTAAGACACCGACCCCAGAGAGCAGCCCCATCCCGACCACACCCAGCACACGGCAGCTTTCAAGCTTTGTCCACAACATGCAGCAGCAGCTTAACACCACCATGACCCCCAGCACCAAGGAGGTGTCCCGAATACGCcag GCTCGAGAGGATGAGCTGAAGTCACTCAGAGTGAAGCCTCTCACAGAGAACATGTGGCTCAAGAGGAGCTTCTCAGACCCCTCGCTGACGGAG GACGATCAAGAACCCGAGTGCAGTTTAAACTTCAGTGGCATGAATGAGACGACAGGAGACAGTTTCAGTGGCTCGTCTACCTTCACTGCAGAGACGCAGCCTTCTGCTACAGAGCTTTGTCCTCCAG AATCTGTGGCGAGTCCACACGAGGGAATGAGCACTTCTGCCTTAATCGACAAGATGTTTGAAGACGTCTTGCAGGCTGCTGacagagaagaggaggaagaccAAGAAGAGGAAGAACGAGGGGACGAAGAACGAGGGGAGGAAGAACGAGGGGAGGAAAACCAAGGGGAGGAAAACCAAGGGGAGGAAGAACAAGGGGAGGAAGACCAAGGGGAGGAAGACCGAGGGAATGACCGCCCTGTCTCTGAGAGTAAAGAGGACACTAACGAGTCGAAGGTGAAATCTCCGAAACCCAGCTTTGGAAGAGATGAAGAACAGAAAGAGTGCAAGACCTCCAATGAAAAAGAGGTGACTGGAGAGGAGAGTGCAGAGTGTAATGAGGAAGACTTCCTGTCTCTCCCACCAAGCTGTGTCCTCTCTCCTCTCAGCAAGTCTGTGGAAGCTGTGGTCACACCTATG AGGTTGACTACAACTGTGCCTCCACCCATGGTGCCATGTGTTCCTGCAGAGGATGTGGCCACGTCCCCTGCTCCACCCCTATACAG TATTGATGCATACCGCTCTCAGAGGAAgatccctcctcctcctcctcctcctccgtccTCTCAGTGTGTAACTCCCGGTGTTCAGAAGCAGGGTGTCGAGCAATCTCACGTCAAACCAGCCATCAACACCAAGGAAACTATAaag GCTCACAGTGAGGAGGTGTCCAAGTTGCAGACTATTATACACCAGACTCTGCAGGCCCTGAGCTGCTGCAGTGATGAGGAACACGGTAAAGGATCGCTGCAGGAGGCAGAAGCTGAGAAACTCCTGCTGGTTTCCA GTGAGAAGCTCGCAGCCCTGCTGGCTGAGATCAGTCGCCTGAGAGAGGGCGGGGCAGGAACACAGCCGGTCTCCCACCCTGACCACCTGCAGCCCTGTAGAGGCACCATCAGCATCAACAACATCCAGCTGCCCCTCAAGGTGGAgtttgtttgctccgcccacacTG CTCGTCCTACACACTACTTTTTCATACTGATCCGTTACGGAGCGTGTAACATCGTGGCCACTCCCCTGGCTACTGCTGCTGATGCTGAGAACGGAGACACCATCACCTTTTCTACCTCCATCACACT GCAGGACATTCGCGCTAACTTTGAGATTGATGTTGAAGTCTACAGTCTG TGCAACAGTTCCTCTAGTAGCAGCAGTGCTCATGTTCAACAGCAGTCTCGCAGCTCCAACAGATCAAAA gtgactCCGAGGAAGATACTCAGCAGCATTAAG AAATCCAACCCATCTTccatgt ctggagctTCATCTTCTCTGGATCCACGACGCTCCAGCAGCTTCTCTTTAGTGGGTTCTCATAAGATCACCCTTTCTTCACTAGGACAGAGCAAGTTCCTGCTGGACAAG aTGAAGTTTGAGGGCAAAATCAGGCGGCTCCTGGGTGATGAGTTTCAGGAAAAG GTGCCTTTCCTGTCTCCTCTGGAGGGTCACATCTACTTGTGTCTGCACAGCGAGAGTCATTCCAACGTACAGCACCAAGGATTTCTG ACGATGTTCGAGGATGTGAGTGGATTCGGATCGTGGCAGCGTCTCTTCTTTAAGCTGGAAGGAGTTATTCTCTGTTACTGGAACCACCCCAGTGAGATGGGCAACAAG CCTGCAGAGGGCAGCATCTCTCTGGGTGGCTTTGACAGCGTGAGGCCTGTGGAGAGGGACTCCTGCGCTCGCCCTCACACCTTTGAACTGGTGAACTCTAGGACCATGCAACAAGACCAGAGCTCCACCTTGACCAA GAGCTGGTTCTCAGCAGACACTCGTGAGGAACGAGCAGACTGGATGGAGAAGCTGAACCAGGTGCTGCTGGACCTCCACACGTGGAGCCGACAGTGTGATGGAGCCGACACCTCGTCTACCACGGCAACGTCACGGGAAAGCTTCCTGTAA